The DNA window CGACGGCAGATATCACCTAGCGGCTGACGAACGCCATCTCGGGCCTGAGGAGTTTATCGACGAGCTTCATGATTGGTGTCGCCATTACCCTATTGTCTCCTTGGAGGACGCACTTGGAGAAGATGACTGGGATGGCTGGGCTGAAGCAACCAAGCGGCTACAAGGCGTGCAAATTCTGGGAGACGATCTCTTCACAACTCATATCAAACGTCTGCAACGGGGTATCGACGAAAGTGTTGCAAACGCGGTCCTCGTCAAACCCAATCAAATCGGGACTCTGACCGACGCTCTCGATGTTGTGAAGCTTGCTCAACGAGCTGGGTACGCCACTGTACTGTCTGCACGATCTGGTGAAACGGAAGACAATTGGCTGGCCGACTTTGCGGTCGGATGGCGTACCGGTCAGATCAAAGTTGGTTCTACGATGCGTTCCGAACGAACTGCAAAATGGAATCGCTTACTGCGGTTGGAAGCAGAACTCGGGGCTGACAATATCGAGTATGCCGGAGCGGCCGCGATAACCCCCAGCATTCAGATGGTGCAACCTACCTGACCGTTCGGGACCGACCAGAGGTATCGTGGTGCCCGACGGCCACGTTGTGTTCGTGATCCTCCCAACCTCTGGTCGGCTCGGTTGATCGCGAACGGCTTATAATTCGGGTGACGGAGGATCCGCGTGCAACTGGACTGGCTCGAAACATTCGTGGCAGTGGCCGAGCGCGGTGGTTTCGGAGCCGCGGCACAAACTCTTTTTCGATCGCAATCCCGGGTCAGTGCCCACATCGCAGGCTTGGAAAGCGAGCTTGGCACGGTACTTTTCGATCGAAGCCAGCGGCCGGTAGTCTTGACGACTACGGGAGAGAAGCTTTTTCTGCGTGCTCGAAAAATTCTTGACGAAATCACCGCAGCGCGAGCCGACGTCGTCGATCTTGCTGGACAGGTCGAGGGTAAAGTTGTTCTGGGAACCTATGCAAGTGCCGGGGCCAACTTTGTACCCGAGGTACTGCGCACGTTCTGTATTTCTTTCCCCCATGTTGAGGTCCGTCTCGTCGAGCAAGCCGTTCTGGGTATCGACAGTGCTTTGTCCGACGGATCAGTGGACCTGGCTATTCGGCCTTTGGAACCGAAGCCGACCGTACCCGGTATTCACCATATGCCTCTCTGGCGAGAAAGGATGAAGGTCGTCGTCGCCCCAGACCACCCGTTGGCAGGCGAGCTCAGCCCGCTGCCGGTGACCGCCTTGAGCGGCTACTCGTTGATCTTGTCCGGAGCTGGAACGGGTGGAGAAGCGCAACAACTTCTTTCGACTCGCAGTATCGACTTTTCGGTCGCGTTCTGGTCGGATCAGCCGACGACGGTAGTGTCGCTGGCCCGGGCAGGGCTGGGCGTCGGGTTCGTGAACGCCCTGGCACTCGTTGCCCCGGACACGGAGGGAGTGCGCATTCTCGACGTCGCAGGCGAAGGCCTCGTACGAGACGTTGGAGTTTACTGGACTGATCGCATGTACACATCGCCGGCCGTACTTGCAATGCACTCGATGGTTGTAAATTCGCCAACGCCAGAAGGCACGACAGTGATCGATGGCCTGGAGCCAACCCGGTAGCAGCGCCCGAATCGCACGCCTTCGTTGGTTGTTCGCCGAGGTCGAGTCGATCAAGCTGAAATCTAGATAGTTCCGCATCGGAGCATGCCGGTGTCTGTTTGAACCGCGCGATGAAGTTGAGGTTGCTTGGCCAGTAAATACTTGGATCGCAACCCACGTTCGCAAGATCTAGTCGCGGTTGTCTGAGACGGCGACATGGTGATCGCTGGTCATGGCGAATTCGAAGGAATCTTCACCTCGACCGCAGTCCCGAGCTTCGGCCGACGGGCATCGGTCACATCATTGGCCGATCGGAGTGAAACGACACTCGAACTTCTCAGGTCAGCACGCGAAACGGGAGCCGACCGTGGTCAGAACGCGGTGGTCCGTCGAACGGGGACCCGCTAGCAGCAGCAGAAACGATCCACGATGCGACCAATACGAAATGCGGATGAAGACCATACGCATTGCGCTATTGCAGTCCGCCAGCACACGGTGTGTTATCAATCACAGGGAACCGCGGTTCGACTCCG is part of the Rhodococcus sovatensis genome and encodes:
- a CDS encoding LysR family transcriptional regulator → MQLDWLETFVAVAERGGFGAAAQTLFRSQSRVSAHIAGLESELGTVLFDRSQRPVVLTTTGEKLFLRARKILDEITAARADVVDLAGQVEGKVVLGTYASAGANFVPEVLRTFCISFPHVEVRLVEQAVLGIDSALSDGSVDLAIRPLEPKPTVPGIHHMPLWRERMKVVVAPDHPLAGELSPLPVTALSGYSLILSGAGTGGEAQQLLSTRSIDFSVAFWSDQPTTVVSLARAGLGVGFVNALALVAPDTEGVRILDVAGEGLVRDVGVYWTDRMYTSPAVLAMHSMVVNSPTPEGTTVIDGLEPTR